The following proteins are encoded in a genomic region of Galbibacter sp. BG1:
- a CDS encoding ABC transporter ATP-binding protein translates to MIKVENIHKSFGGVEILKGISTNFEKGKTNLIIGQSGSGKTVFLKCLLGLHRPEEGQIIYNDKRYSDLDEDQRTDLRQEMGMVFQGSALFDSMTVQENVLFPLRMFSKFPKNEMGDRVDEVLKRVNLVDAHHKLPSEISGGMQKRVAIARAIVNRPKYLFCDEPNSGLDPKTAIIIDQLIQEITKEFDITTVINTHDMNSVMEIGEKIVFLKDGLKEWEGTNKQIFKTENEAVTSFVYSSDLFKKVREIYIKDA, encoded by the coding sequence ATGATAAAGGTTGAAAACATACATAAATCTTTTGGTGGGGTTGAAATATTAAAAGGGATTTCTACCAATTTTGAAAAAGGTAAAACCAATTTGATTATTGGGCAGAGTGGATCGGGAAAAACAGTGTTTTTAAAGTGCCTGCTAGGGCTACACCGCCCAGAAGAAGGACAAATTATCTACAACGACAAGAGATACTCCGACCTTGACGAAGACCAAAGAACGGACCTGCGACAAGAAATGGGGATGGTTTTTCAAGGAAGCGCCCTGTTCGATTCTATGACCGTTCAAGAAAATGTGCTGTTCCCACTCCGAATGTTTTCCAAATTCCCTAAAAATGAAATGGGAGATCGTGTGGACGAAGTTTTAAAAAGGGTAAACCTTGTAGATGCCCACCACAAATTACCTTCAGAAATCTCTGGAGGGATGCAAAAAAGGGTAGCCATTGCCAGGGCCATTGTAAACCGACCCAAATACTTGTTCTGTGATGAACCAAACTCTGGACTCGACCCTAAGACGGCCATTATTATAGACCAACTTATACAGGAAATCACCAAAGAATTTGACATCACTACGGTAATTAACACCCATGATATGAATTCTGTGATGGAAATAGGTGAAAAAATTGTGTTCCTAAAAGATGGCTTAAAGGAATGGGAAGGCACCAACAAACAAATATTCAAAACCGAAAACGAAGCCGTAACCAGTTTTGTGTATTCTTCTGACCTGTTTAAAAAAGTACGGGAAATTTATATTAAGGATGCTTAA